The following proteins are encoded in a genomic region of Bacteroidota bacterium:
- a CDS encoding FAD-dependent monooxygenase produces MPKGIIIGGGIGGLAAGIVLRQLGHEVEIYERAPMLTEVGAGIGLWTNGLAVMEALKVKDYLQASIPVKDTCVRTADGTPLSGLSAVDLPEPGSDLVRFFHRAELLECLEFTLPESVLFMGKQCTAYTEAHDNVAVRFEDGTYARGTYLIGADGIHSAVRRQVLGDEAPRYAGYTAWRGVLSYAGPLKYGEYWGRGARFGIFPLTEGRVYWFATHTEPQGQQAPFGERAYLLELFGRWCAPIAELIERTPEAQILRHDVIDRKPSSTWGRGLVTLLGDAAHPMTPNMGQGACQALEDALALRDAFNETHYVEEALRNYEKRRRKRANWFVRQSYQIGKIGQARSAMGIWMRDNLAKHIPEFVHQKQLARMIAGS; encoded by the coding sequence ATGCCCAAAGGCATCATTATAGGAGGCGGGATTGGCGGACTGGCAGCCGGCATTGTGTTACGGCAACTTGGCCATGAGGTTGAGATATACGAGCGGGCGCCCATGCTTACAGAAGTTGGGGCCGGCATTGGACTGTGGACCAATGGCCTTGCTGTAATGGAGGCATTGAAGGTGAAGGATTATTTACAGGCGTCGATCCCGGTAAAGGATACCTGTGTGCGGACAGCAGACGGTACACCGCTCTCCGGGTTATCCGCGGTAGACTTACCGGAGCCGGGCAGTGACCTCGTTCGGTTTTTTCATCGTGCAGAGTTACTTGAGTGTCTGGAATTTACGCTCCCCGAGTCGGTACTGTTTATGGGCAAACAGTGCACTGCTTATACCGAAGCGCACGACAATGTAGCGGTAAGGTTTGAAGATGGGACGTATGCCCGCGGGACTTATTTAATTGGAGCTGATGGCATTCATTCGGCCGTTCGGCGGCAGGTGTTGGGAGATGAGGCGCCGCGGTATGCCGGCTATACAGCATGGCGCGGGGTGCTATCCTACGCAGGGCCTTTAAAGTATGGCGAATATTGGGGCCGCGGTGCGCGATTTGGGATTTTTCCTCTAACCGAGGGCCGCGTGTACTGGTTTGCAACGCACACAGAGCCACAAGGGCAGCAGGCGCCTTTTGGTGAGCGCGCCTATCTGCTTGAATTGTTTGGCAGATGGTGTGCACCGATTGCTGAACTCATAGAACGTACCCCCGAAGCGCAAATTTTAAGGCACGATGTCATCGATCGTAAACCGTCGTCAACCTGGGGGCGCGGACTGGTAACCCTGTTGGGAGATGCTGCGCACCCAATGACGCCCAACATGGGGCAGGGTGCATGCCAGGCGCTTGAAGATGCGCTGGCGTTGCGCGATGCGTTTAATGAAACGCACTACGTTGAGGAGGCATTGCGCAATTACGAGAAGCGCCGGCGGAAAAGGGCCAACTGGTTTGTGCGGCAATCGTATCAGATCGGAAAAATTGGGCAGGCCAGGAGTGCCATGGGGATTTGGATGCGAGACAACCTGGCCAAACACATCCCCGAGTTTGTACATCAAAAACAGCTAGCCCGAATGATCGCCGGCAGTTAG
- a CDS encoding ankyrin repeat domain-containing protein has product MDDYLYILDLLRQGDLEALDALRKIEPSFPDGTDPYLNISWILHTISEGSIASIKWILRQGLDLNFRDASGETPLHTALELDAEDRYGVIELLIEAGADVNLKGGNDWTPAHHAAARNDVKALTLLVDHGADLSIKTSIDDYTTPLEEAKLLSKHVNCSDAIAYLESLEASDA; this is encoded by the coding sequence ATGGATGATTATCTGTACATTCTCGACCTGCTAAGGCAAGGAGACCTCGAGGCACTGGATGCACTCAGGAAAATTGAGCCATCCTTTCCTGACGGTACCGACCCGTATCTCAACATTTCATGGATCCTGCACACCATTTCAGAAGGATCAATAGCATCCATTAAATGGATACTGAGGCAAGGGCTTGATCTTAATTTCCGGGATGCGTCTGGAGAAACGCCTTTGCATACGGCCCTCGAACTGGATGCAGAAGACCGATATGGCGTTATAGAATTGCTAATAGAAGCCGGCGCAGATGTGAATTTAAAAGGGGGCAACGACTGGACCCCAGCCCATCATGCAGCCGCGCGAAATGACGTAAAGGCCTTGACATTGCTTGTCGACCATGGCGCTGATCTGAGCATAAAAACCAGTATCGACGACTACACAACGCCGCTTGAAGAAGCAAAGCTGCTCAGCAAACACGTCAACTGCAGCGATGCCATTGCTTACCTGGAATCGCTCGAAGCGTCTGATGCCTGA
- a CDS encoding PQQ-dependent sugar dehydrogenase, protein MKLTKTVIVMLCIIGSLASVALSYQFNFFYYGQLNILAYRYFPTLYNTPDDFHHSPLLGCSPIEGEDIHTHFFHIAVTTQLLDSKHKNDRGGGLTSRKNDLLVLTSSGDLYLATDKDITRTGIELPDNGNAAFEVARVANNYKAPDTPFRFDHILALDAGLLVSYSEWHDTMACYTRTVAFLPLDSGLPSIASVKADAADWQILFRSNPCLPARNQGQPIRPPMGGGRMAAYSANAFLLTVGDFTADNIFPTGSNPQALDNDYGKILLIHVDTGAVEVFSMGHRNPQGIVVANNGEVWSVEHGPRGGDELNRIERGNNYGWPRATLGTTYTAMPVRLAAQFGRHDNYTPPTYAWIPSRAVSNIIQIDGFDPTWDGDFLVSTLSMQRLYRLRIKNQRVIFSEPLCIGQPARYVHQHTNGQLFVLADQGTLYALTRPIKPEANQYAEAFKTLNQCIECHSPEGGNGTAPSIFSLANHLSEQHIRSYISNPKAMNPQSQMPGIALSENQMNDVVDALAMLTK, encoded by the coding sequence ATGAAACTCACAAAAACAGTGATTGTGATGTTATGCATCATAGGCTCACTTGCATCCGTTGCCCTTTCTTATCAGTTCAATTTCTTTTATTACGGCCAGCTCAACATCCTTGCATACCGATACTTTCCAACGCTATACAATACCCCCGATGATTTCCATCACAGCCCGCTGCTTGGTTGCTCACCCATCGAGGGAGAAGACATCCACACCCATTTCTTCCATATTGCCGTGACTACGCAATTGCTCGACAGCAAACACAAAAATGATCGCGGTGGTGGCCTAACGTCCAGGAAGAACGATTTATTGGTGCTAACCAGCAGCGGGGATTTGTACCTCGCTACCGACAAAGACATAACACGTACCGGCATAGAACTACCCGACAACGGCAATGCCGCATTTGAAGTGGCGCGCGTTGCAAACAATTACAAAGCGCCCGACACCCCCTTCAGGTTTGACCATATTTTGGCGCTGGATGCCGGCCTCCTGGTTTCCTATTCAGAGTGGCACGATACCATGGCTTGCTATACCCGCACCGTTGCCTTTCTACCGCTTGATTCGGGATTGCCATCGATTGCGTCAGTAAAAGCAGACGCGGCTGACTGGCAAATTCTGTTTCGTAGCAATCCTTGTTTGCCGGCCCGTAACCAGGGACAACCGATTCGCCCTCCGATGGGCGGCGGCAGGATGGCAGCCTATAGCGCCAACGCGTTCCTGTTAACAGTTGGGGATTTTACAGCAGACAACATTTTCCCTACCGGCTCTAACCCACAAGCCCTCGACAACGATTACGGTAAAATCTTGTTGATTCATGTAGATACTGGTGCTGTGGAAGTATTCTCTATGGGCCACAGAAATCCACAGGGCATTGTGGTGGCAAACAATGGTGAAGTCTGGTCAGTTGAGCACGGGCCGCGCGGCGGTGATGAACTCAACCGGATTGAACGCGGAAACAACTATGGTTGGCCGCGGGCAACACTGGGCACAACATATACGGCAATGCCCGTCCGATTGGCGGCACAATTCGGCCGGCACGACAACTACACCCCGCCAACTTATGCCTGGATTCCCTCGCGCGCCGTCTCCAACATTATCCAGATAGATGGTTTTGATCCAACATGGGATGGAGACTTCCTTGTGTCCACACTTTCAATGCAACGCCTTTACCGGCTACGCATCAAAAACCAACGGGTGATTTTTAGCGAACCACTCTGCATCGGGCAGCCGGCGCGATATGTTCACCAGCATACCAACGGACAATTGTTTGTGCTGGCAGATCAGGGGACGCTCTATGCACTCACCCGGCCCATCAAACCTGAAGCCAATCAGTATGCCGAAGCGTTCAAAACATTGAACCAGTGTATTGAGTGCCACAGTCCGGAAGGCGGTAACGGCACAGCGCCCAGTATTTTCTCGCTGGCAAACCATTTGTCGGAGCAGCATATCCGCTCGTATATATCCAACCCGAAAGCCATGAACCCGCAGAGCCAGATGCCCGGCATTGCGTTATCTGAAAACCAGATGAACGATGTGGTAGATGCACTGGCAATGCTCACAAAATGA
- a CDS encoding DUF6157 family protein, with product MKTTNYINTFIEVAEDCPVTAGEVPPVKGDKKTVANLQFEMVHAQPYKYTSDEVFFTVHAIRKDLTHAELDAAREQFFSKGQPCFRASPLTKRYGWGVHSDADGRVALYGVGSDAYEAWVADAKVEKVKAMRSRRAK from the coding sequence ATGAAAACGACGAATTACATCAACACATTTATTGAGGTAGCTGAAGATTGTCCGGTTACCGCCGGTGAGGTACCTCCTGTTAAAGGGGACAAAAAAACGGTAGCGAATTTACAATTCGAGATGGTTCATGCACAGCCGTACAAATATACGTCAGACGAAGTTTTTTTTACCGTGCATGCCATAAGGAAAGATTTGACTCATGCTGAGCTTGATGCCGCACGTGAACAGTTTTTTTCAAAAGGCCAACCTTGCTTTCGGGCTTCTCCGCTCACCAAGCGATATGGCTGGGGCGTTCATAGTGATGCGGATGGGCGTGTTGCGTTGTATGGTGTGGGATCTGACGCATACGAAGCCTGGGTTGCAGACGCGAAGGTTGAAAAAGTAAAAGCAATGCGATCACGCCGGGCAAAGTAG
- a CDS encoding vanadium-dependent haloperoxidase has product MKLRHLLLLLLLTVVSCTPQVQDMPMTLTKAIVTWNQRVLHIAEQEDGFLTLKGLRTTAMMHLAIHDVLNHYDSRFETYKFAPGDVANRSIATIEAAVNQAAYSVASNQYPDQQPALASLRDSLLVHIPDDDARKHGLEVGESAATLIMGTRQNDGWNTEATYQWHPMAPGVYAAFNEHSGTPDGFIFGAGWGQAAPFAFASDSLFTSPPPPAINSAAYTEAFNEVKSVGQQNSTTRSPDQTHLALWWKDFVENSHNRLARQLAQDTALPPHDAARLFALLNVSVYDAYINAFHNKFLYNHWRPYTAIRWAANDENPNTSPDTSWNNTHKHTYAFPSYPSAHGTACAAAVQAMKTTFGEPFAFTMTTASVDIAGPFSGKIPMKPATRSFASFDAAAKECAASRVYLGIHFRYDSDEGYTLGARVGKRVTNQYLQPTPIN; this is encoded by the coding sequence ATGAAGCTACGCCATCTACTCCTTCTACTCTTGCTAACCGTTGTCAGCTGTACCCCACAGGTACAAGATATGCCAATGACACTCACCAAAGCTATTGTTACGTGGAATCAACGCGTCTTGCATATCGCAGAGCAAGAAGATGGCTTCCTCACACTGAAAGGACTCAGAACTACAGCCATGATGCACCTGGCCATACATGATGTGCTAAATCATTATGACAGTCGATTCGAAACCTATAAATTTGCACCAGGAGATGTGGCCAATCGTTCAATTGCAACGATAGAGGCTGCCGTCAACCAGGCAGCGTATAGCGTTGCCAGCAACCAATACCCGGATCAGCAACCGGCCCTCGCTTCGCTACGCGATTCGCTGTTGGTGCATATTCCCGACGACGATGCGCGCAAACACGGACTGGAGGTGGGAGAATCTGCTGCAACCCTGATTATGGGTACGCGGCAGAACGATGGTTGGAATACCGAAGCAACGTACCAGTGGCACCCCATGGCGCCTGGCGTCTATGCGGCCTTCAATGAGCACAGCGGCACACCCGATGGATTTATTTTTGGCGCCGGCTGGGGACAAGCCGCTCCTTTTGCCTTTGCCAGCGACAGCTTGTTTACCTCACCCCCACCGCCGGCCATTAACAGCGCGGCCTACACGGAGGCATTTAACGAAGTTAAATCTGTAGGCCAACAAAATAGCACGACGCGCTCACCTGACCAGACCCATCTTGCCCTTTGGTGGAAAGATTTTGTAGAAAACTCCCACAACCGCCTGGCCCGCCAACTTGCCCAGGACACAGCCCTTCCGCCGCACGATGCCGCGCGCCTCTTTGCCTTACTCAATGTTAGCGTATACGACGCCTATATCAACGCCTTCCACAACAAGTTTTTATACAATCACTGGCGACCATATACAGCAATTCGCTGGGCTGCCAACGACGAAAATCCGAACACTTCTCCGGATACATCCTGGAACAACACCCACAAACATACCTATGCCTTTCCGTCTTATCCCTCTGCCCATGGCACAGCCTGTGCCGCCGCTGTGCAGGCCATGAAAACTACTTTTGGTGAACCGTTTGCCTTCACGATGACAACAGCGTCTGTCGATATTGCCGGCCCCTTTTCTGGAAAAATACCGATGAAGCCTGCTACTCGCTCTTTTGCAAGCTTCGATGCGGCCGCAAAAGAATGTGCAGCGTCCCGGGTTTATCTAGGCATCCACTTTCGATACGATTCAGATGAAGGGTATACGCTCGGCGCACGTGTGGGAAAACGGGTTACCAACCAGTACCTGCAGCCGACACCAATCAACTAG
- a CDS encoding PLP-dependent aspartate aminotransferase family protein → MRNRQLHIQTRAVHAGEQPDPSTGASSPNIVMSSTFVAGTDASFSIEGNDADAPFLYSRWANPTVAQLEQKLADLEGAEACVAFASGMGAIAGLMLHCLKAGDHLVMSDVAYAGASELTNDLIPRLGISVTKVDMSDLSNVEAALQPNTRLVYIESPCNPIMRLTDIASVAALCKASGAELAVDSTFASPIATQPIALGADYVIHSLTKYIGGHGDALGGAVLGASKTLARLRQEITIHAGGIISPFNAWLIMRGVATLPIRMKAHETAALSVARFLEGHQAVTQVMYPGLPSHPQHALAKKQMRNFSGMLSFQTRDGLAVARVLAERLKIIHYAVSLGHHRSLVFYLPSESMFETSFRLSKPQEVAYKKYAGEGIFRLSVGIEDADDLCADLDQALSHLG, encoded by the coding sequence ATGCGTAACCGACAACTTCATATACAAACCCGCGCTGTTCATGCAGGAGAGCAGCCCGACCCGTCAACGGGTGCCTCTTCCCCAAATATTGTGATGTCCTCTACGTTTGTTGCAGGCACAGATGCTTCGTTTTCGATTGAAGGAAATGATGCAGACGCCCCTTTTTTGTACTCGCGCTGGGCGAATCCTACGGTTGCGCAACTAGAGCAAAAACTGGCTGACCTCGAAGGGGCTGAAGCTTGTGTGGCATTTGCAAGTGGGATGGGGGCCATTGCCGGCCTTATGCTACACTGCCTCAAGGCTGGCGATCATCTTGTGATGAGTGATGTGGCGTACGCCGGCGCCTCAGAGCTTACCAATGATCTGATTCCCCGGCTGGGCATTTCGGTAACAAAGGTTGACATGTCAGATCTGAGCAATGTAGAAGCCGCCCTTCAGCCGAATACCCGCCTTGTATATATAGAGTCTCCTTGCAATCCCATTATGCGGCTTACAGATATTGCTTCGGTAGCTGCACTTTGCAAAGCTTCGGGTGCAGAACTGGCAGTTGATTCAACCTTTGCTAGTCCGATTGCGACCCAGCCAATCGCCCTGGGAGCCGACTATGTGATTCATTCCCTCACCAAGTATATCGGAGGGCACGGCGATGCCCTTGGGGGAGCTGTGTTAGGGGCTTCCAAAACGCTGGCGAGGTTGCGGCAGGAAATCACCATACACGCTGGCGGGATCATCAGCCCATTTAATGCCTGGTTGATTATGCGTGGCGTAGCAACCCTACCGATTCGGATGAAAGCACATGAGACTGCGGCGCTATCTGTTGCCCGTTTTCTTGAAGGGCATCAAGCTGTGACGCAAGTAATGTATCCGGGGTTGCCCTCCCACCCGCAGCACGCACTGGCAAAAAAACAGATGCGTAATTTCTCCGGGATGTTGTCGTTTCAGACGCGTGACGGGTTGGCGGTTGCCCGGGTCCTGGCGGAGCGCCTGAAAATTATCCATTACGCTGTTTCGCTGGGCCATCATAGAAGCCTCGTTTTTTATTTGCCCTCCGAAAGCATGTTTGAGACATCGTTTCGCCTGTCGAAACCACAGGAAGTAGCATACAAGAAGTATGCAGGGGAAGGCATTTTTCGACTTTCTGTAGGGATTGAAGATGCTGATGATTTATGCGCGGACCTCGATCAGGCCCTGTCGCATTTAGGTTGA
- a CDS encoding DUF4377 domain-containing protein produces MRFLVFVCLLLTGCDSAPQPNQTLPQLEAGEKLVYVADRTATCVGVGEQQCLLVRENPDDQWTYWYDGIFGFSHKTGTSYLLHILEEDIENPPQDASSISWTLIEVVKTWPIALTAGDHSG; encoded by the coding sequence ATGCGCTTTCTTGTATTTGTTTGCCTTCTCCTCACTGGTTGCGACTCTGCTCCGCAACCTAACCAGACACTCCCTCAGTTGGAAGCGGGAGAAAAACTGGTTTATGTTGCTGATCGCACGGCCACGTGTGTCGGAGTTGGTGAACAGCAATGCCTGCTCGTGCGTGAAAATCCGGATGATCAATGGACGTATTGGTACGACGGCATTTTCGGCTTCTCGCACAAAACAGGCACATCATATCTCCTCCACATCCTCGAAGAAGACATCGAAAATCCGCCACAGGACGCATCAAGCATCAGCTGGACATTGATTGAAGTGGTTAAAACATGGCCAATAGCTCTAACTGCCGGCGATCATTCGGGCTAG
- a CDS encoding GNAT family N-acetyltransferase, with protein MKHNVIIRKATPEDAALLATVGARTFRDAFATQNDPADMTNYLQTAFTAEKMLQELEEPSALFFLAELEEEAVGYTKVRAVKQPDCIPDTYPLELERIYVDQHVVGKGVGAALMQAAISAGQQQDYNTIWLGVWKENQAAISFYQKWGYEIVGEHEFVIGTDVQHDYIMARDLAG; from the coding sequence ATGAAACACAACGTCATCATTCGTAAAGCAACACCTGAAGATGCAGCGCTGCTTGCAACAGTTGGCGCACGTACCTTTCGTGATGCATTTGCCACCCAAAACGACCCGGCTGACATGACTAATTACCTACAAACAGCGTTCACAGCTGAAAAAATGTTACAGGAACTGGAAGAGCCCTCTGCTCTTTTTTTCCTGGCTGAGTTGGAGGAAGAAGCTGTTGGGTATACCAAAGTCCGGGCTGTCAAACAACCCGATTGCATACCTGATACCTACCCGCTCGAACTGGAGCGCATCTATGTAGATCAGCACGTTGTTGGTAAGGGCGTTGGTGCAGCACTTATGCAAGCAGCGATCAGCGCTGGGCAGCAACAGGATTATAACACCATCTGGTTGGGCGTTTGGAAAGAAAATCAGGCTGCCATATCCTTCTATCAGAAATGGGGATACGAGATTGTGGGAGAACATGAGTTTGTCATTGGCACAGATGTGCAGCATGATTACATCATGGCGCGTGACCTGGCTGGCTGA
- a CDS encoding winged helix-turn-helix transcriptional regulator translates to MKQGYGQYCPLALAAELLGQRWTVLVISRLIDGCTTFNDIHRGVPRISPSLLSRRLTELEDYGLLVREQQSGKSTYRYILTEAGWDLEDIIMQLAVWGQHWARDMVLDDLDPAFLAWSMHMRINTAAMPAGRTVLEFDFSGTPQETYRFWLVNNDGKVDMCLKHPGFDADLVVSANLKLFVEVWRGFRSLQDEIAAKTIKLEGPRKYREALPEWLLLSALAPFPRKRKGRELEVAKQHACVPQASDASSDSR, encoded by the coding sequence ATGAAACAAGGATATGGACAATACTGTCCGCTTGCCCTTGCGGCGGAATTACTTGGGCAGCGATGGACGGTGCTGGTGATCAGCCGGCTCATCGATGGGTGTACAACGTTTAATGATATTCACCGGGGCGTGCCCCGGATTTCGCCTTCTCTGCTATCGCGTCGGCTAACCGAGCTTGAAGACTACGGATTGCTGGTGCGCGAACAACAGTCGGGGAAATCCACCTACCGGTACATTTTGACGGAGGCCGGCTGGGACCTGGAAGACATTATCATGCAGCTCGCCGTATGGGGGCAGCATTGGGCGCGCGACATGGTGTTGGACGACCTGGACCCCGCGTTCCTCGCCTGGAGCATGCATATGCGTATTAACACAGCGGCCATGCCAGCCGGCCGAACTGTGCTGGAGTTTGATTTTTCGGGAACGCCCCAGGAAACGTACCGCTTCTGGCTGGTGAATAATGACGGGAAGGTCGACATGTGTTTGAAACACCCCGGGTTTGATGCAGACCTGGTCGTTTCAGCCAATTTGAAGCTATTTGTTGAGGTTTGGCGGGGATTTAGAAGTTTGCAGGATGAGATAGCAGCTAAAACAATAAAACTTGAAGGTCCGCGTAAATACCGGGAAGCGCTGCCTGAGTGGTTATTGCTCAGTGCGCTTGCCCCGTTTCCACGGAAACGCAAGGGCAGAGAATTGGAGGTTGCCAAACAACACGCGTGTGTGCCTCAGGCATCAGACGCTTCGAGCGATTCCAGGTAA